In Campylobacter sp. 2014D-0216, the following proteins share a genomic window:
- a CDS encoding aryl-sulfate sulfotransferase produces the protein MKISKIVSSVLLASSVVVIAPSVSLAMGGPSGAKIDWEIQGKIGAIKINPYGLSPLSVVIMDGGYKLSDVSVMIVPKPNGQIISYKVSPSKVKTYGGIPIFGLYPSYLNTVKVSYTKTTFGKSEKVVDEVYKIATGGVNIEASGSLMQRGVPFEKVEVLKVDKGFEDRLYLVNNAPGRQSGKGSQVVWNNPAGGAMEWDENSNAFIIDTKGEIRWYLDSDKLMDWNNIYNRGIMMGFHQNDDGALTWGFGQRYVKYDLMGREIFNRILPSSYIDYSHSMDDMQNGNYLLRVASANVKRPDGKNVRSVRDVIVEVDKNGNVVDEWRLFEILDPYRSNIIKALDQGAVCLNIDASKAGVTLSDEDLAKMDVSDSFGDIAGTGVGRNWAHVNSVDYDPSDDSIIISSRHQSAIIKIGRDKKVKWILGAHKGWMEKYKKALLQPIDKNGKKIVCEDEYSKCPGYKNDEGGFDFTWTQHTAFRIDEKSDKRYVYITAFDNGDARGIEQPVFASMKYSRAVVYKIDQKNKTVEQIWEYGKQRGNEWFSPVTSLTEYHKDKNSIVVYSANAGMTFDLNKGIAIGEPKPEIDEFKWGAKEPSVQIRFSGASTGYQAMPIDLIKAFW, from the coding sequence ATGAAAATAAGTAAAATCGTAAGCAGTGTTTTGCTTGCTAGTAGCGTGGTTGTGATAGCGCCTAGTGTTTCTTTGGCTATGGGCGGACCTAGTGGTGCAAAGATCGATTGGGAAATTCAGGGAAAGATAGGAGCTATTAAGATAAATCCTTATGGCTTATCTCCACTTAGTGTGGTGATCATGGATGGTGGATACAAGCTAAGTGATGTTAGTGTGATGATAGTGCCAAAGCCAAACGGGCAGATTATATCTTATAAGGTTAGTCCTAGCAAAGTAAAAACCTATGGAGGAATTCCTATTTTTGGACTTTATCCATCATATTTAAATACAGTAAAAGTTAGTTACACTAAAACGACTTTTGGTAAAAGTGAAAAAGTAGTAGATGAGGTATATAAAATAGCAACCGGTGGAGTAAATATAGAAGCTAGCGGAAGTCTTATGCAAAGAGGTGTGCCTTTTGAAAAGGTAGAAGTGCTTAAAGTAGATAAGGGTTTTGAAGATAGGCTATACTTGGTAAACAATGCACCAGGAAGACAAAGCGGAAAAGGCTCACAAGTTGTATGGAACAATCCTGCTGGAGGTGCAATGGAGTGGGATGAGAATTCAAATGCATTTATCATTGATACTAAGGGTGAAATTCGTTGGTATTTAGATAGTGATAAATTAATGGATTGGAATAACATTTATAACCGCGGGATTATGATGGGTTTTCATCAAAATGATGATGGGGCTTTAACTTGGGGTTTTGGACAAAGATATGTAAAATATGACTTAATGGGTAGAGAAATTTTTAACCGTATTTTACCTTCTTCTTATATTGACTACTCACACTCTATGGATGATATGCAAAATGGAAACTATCTTTTAAGGGTGGCTTCTGCTAATGTAAAACGCCCTGATGGTAAAAATGTACGCTCGGTGCGTGATGTGATAGTGGAGGTTGATAAAAATGGCAATGTAGTAGATGAGTGGAGATTGTTTGAAATTTTAGATCCATACAGATCAAATATTATAAAAGCTTTAGATCAAGGCGCAGTTTGTTTAAATATAGATGCGAGTAAAGCAGGGGTTACTTTGAGTGATGAGGATTTGGCTAAAATGGATGTGAGTGATTCTTTTGGCGATATAGCAGGTACTGGAGTAGGTCGCAACTGGGCGCATGTAAATAGTGTAGATTATGATCCAAGTGATGATAGTATCATCATTTCAAGTCGCCATCAAAGTGCTATTATAAAAATAGGACGTGATAAAAAAGTAAAATGGATACTAGGAGCACACAAAGGATGGATGGAAAAATATAAAAAAGCACTTTTACAACCTATTGATAAAAATGGCAAAAAAATAGTTTGTGAAGACGAGTATAGTAAATGTCCAGGCTATAAAAATGATGAAGGTGGATTTGACTTCACATGGACACAACACACTGCTTTTAGAATAGATGAAAAATCTGATAAAAGATATGTTTACATCACAGCTTTTGATAATGGCGATGCAAGGGGTATAGAACAACCTGTTTTTGCTTCGATGAAATACTCAAGAGCAGTGGTATACAAAATAGACCAAAAAAATAAAACCGTAGAGCAAATTTGGGAGTATGGAAAACAAAGAGGTAATGAATGGTTTTCACCTGTTACTTCTTTAACTGAATATCACAAAGATAAAAATTCCATTGTGGTGTATAGCGCAAATGCAGGAATGACTTTTGATCTTAATAAAGGAATTGCAATAGGCGAGCCTAAACCTGAAATTGATGAGTTTAAATGGGGAGCTAAAGAACCTTCTGTGCAAATTCGTTTTAGTGGAGCAAGTACAGGGTATCAGGCTATGCCTATTGATCTTATAAAAGCATTTTGGTGA
- a CDS encoding anaerobic C4-dicarboxylate transporter, with protein MEVLTNLSEGIQFSIQLIVVLVCLFYGAKKGGIALGLLGGIGLLVLSFGFNVAPGKPSIDVMLTILAVVIASATLQASGGLDVMLQVAEKILRKNPKFLTILAPFVTCILTMLCGTGHVVYTMMPIIYDIAIKNGIRPERPMAASSVSSQLGIIASPVSVAVVSLTALLLNPEINKHPLAGFDGYVDLLAITIPSTLVGVLAIGIFSWFRGKDLDKDADFQTKIKDLEQKEYIYGDSKTLLGQTLPTIQWVAMWIFLGAIAIVAILGAFPELRPQFTSKGVSKPMNMVATIQIFMLLAGAALIIFTKLDTSKIAKNEIFKSGMIALVAVFGISWMADTMFAVHTPMMKTFLGDIVKEHPWTYALMLLLISKFVNSQAAAIAAFVPLALGIGVEPGIIIAFAAACYGYYILPTYPSDLATIQFDRSGTTKIGKFIINHSFILPGLIGVIVSCIVGYFLALNAGYL; from the coding sequence ATGGAGGTATTAACAAACCTTAGCGAAGGCATTCAATTTAGCATTCAGCTTATTGTTGTTCTCGTTTGTCTTTTTTATGGAGCTAAAAAAGGCGGAATAGCCTTAGGTTTGCTAGGTGGTATAGGTTTATTGGTTTTAAGTTTTGGTTTTAACGTAGCGCCTGGAAAACCATCTATTGATGTAATGCTAACCATTTTGGCAGTAGTTATTGCTAGCGCAACCTTGCAAGCAAGTGGCGGCTTAGATGTAATGTTACAAGTTGCGGAAAAAATTCTGAGAAAAAATCCTAAATTTTTAACCATTTTAGCGCCTTTTGTCACCTGTATTCTTACTATGTTGTGCGGAACTGGTCATGTTGTTTATACTATGATGCCTATTATTTATGATATTGCGATCAAAAATGGTATTCGCCCTGAAAGACCTATGGCAGCTTCTAGCGTTTCATCTCAACTTGGCATTATCGCAAGCCCTGTTTCAGTTGCTGTTGTAAGCTTAACCGCACTACTTCTTAACCCAGAAATCAACAAACACCCTTTAGCAGGATTTGATGGTTATGTTGATTTGCTTGCTATTACTATACCTTCTACTTTGGTAGGTGTTTTAGCTATAGGTATTTTTTCTTGGTTTAGAGGAAAAGATCTTGATAAAGATGCGGACTTTCAAACTAAGATCAAAGATCTAGAGCAAAAAGAATACATCTATGGTGATAGCAAAACCCTTCTTGGACAAACACTTCCAACCATACAATGGGTGGCGATGTGGATTTTCTTAGGTGCTATTGCTATAGTAGCTATACTAGGAGCTTTTCCTGAACTTAGACCGCAATTTACCTCCAAAGGTGTTAGCAAACCTATGAATATGGTAGCAACAATACAAATTTTTATGCTTTTAGCAGGTGCTGCGTTAATCATCTTTACCAAACTTGATACAAGCAAAATAGCCAAAAACGAAATTTTTAAATCGGGTATGATCGCTTTGGTGGCCGTTTTTGGAATTTCTTGGATGGCAGATACTATGTTTGCAGTACATACTCCTATGATGAAAACATTTTTAGGTGACATCGTAAAAGAACACCCTTGGACTTACGCACTCATGTTGCTTTTAATCTCTAAATTTGTCAATTCTCAAGCAGCAGCAATCGCGGCTTTTGTGCCACTTGCTTTAGGTATTGGGGTTGAACCAGGTATCATCATTGCTTTTGCAGCAGCTTGCTATGGATATTATATTTTACCAACTTATCCAAGCGATCTTGCTACTATACAATTTGATAGATCAGGCACAACAAAAATAGGTAAATTCATCATCAACCACAGTTTTATTTTGCCAGGTTTAATTGGTGTTATTGTTTCATGTATTGTGGGGTATTTTTTAGCCTTAAATGCAGGTTATCTGTAA
- a CDS encoding M20/M25/M40 family metallo-hydrolase, translated as MQEIIQNFKQITQIPHCSFNTQALKNFLVDFAKEHNCHVSIDEAGNIHAYKGKPKICLQSHYDMVCMGEAPNIQMYEDDGYLKAKNSSLGADNGIGVSLMMQALKDFDNIECLFTNDEEVGLCGVNNLKHTLIANKLLNLDHESDNEVVIGCAGGVDIFASFDLEIDEKEGECYELEAINFKGGHSGIDIIKNIKTSIKEAGYFLAKNKATICEFKAGERINSIPKHAKIIAFFDTPPKENEHFKINYLGKIKRKYYKNSQKILDLINAFAQGVRTFNHQLNLVQTSINLSLAYEKDEKFHFELFARSNDLQELHHIELETLTYFKMQNCTVSSANFYPPWVNKDTQFGEEILSYFKKENPNAKLYTIHAGLECGIISEKQPLECCSIGPNIHSPHSTDEKCEIASIEKISTILFNILKKYQ; from the coding sequence AAGAACATAACTGCCATGTAAGTATCGATGAAGCGGGTAATATCCATGCATACAAAGGTAAGCCTAAAATTTGCCTACAAAGCCATTATGATATGGTTTGCATGGGAGAAGCACCTAATATACAAATGTATGAAGATGATGGATATTTAAAAGCTAAAAATTCAAGCCTAGGTGCAGATAATGGCATAGGAGTTTCTTTAATGATGCAAGCCTTAAAAGACTTTGATAATATCGAATGCCTTTTTACCAACGATGAAGAAGTGGGGCTTTGCGGTGTAAACAACCTCAAACATACTTTAATCGCAAACAAACTTTTAAATTTAGATCATGAAAGCGATAATGAAGTAGTTATAGGCTGTGCAGGTGGTGTTGATATTTTTGCGAGTTTTGATTTAGAAATAGATGAAAAAGAAGGAGAGTGCTACGAATTAGAAGCGATTAATTTCAAAGGTGGGCACTCAGGAATTGACATCATCAAAAACATCAAAACTTCCATCAAAGAAGCAGGATATTTTCTAGCTAAAAACAAAGCAACTATTTGTGAATTTAAAGCAGGAGAAAGGATTAACTCTATACCAAAACACGCAAAAATCATAGCTTTTTTTGACACTCCTCCAAAAGAAAATGAGCATTTTAAGATTAATTATTTAGGTAAAATCAAAAGAAAATACTATAAAAATTCTCAAAAAATTTTAGATCTTATCAATGCTTTTGCACAAGGCGTTAGAACTTTTAATCATCAGTTAAATTTAGTTCAAACAAGCATTAACCTTTCGCTAGCTTATGAAAAAGATGAAAAATTTCATTTTGAACTTTTTGCAAGATCTAATGACTTACAAGAACTCCACCATATTGAACTTGAAACTTTAACCTATTTTAAAATGCAAAATTGCACTGTCTCTAGTGCAAATTTTTATCCACCGTGGGTGAATAAAGATACGCAATTTGGTGAAGAAATTTTAAGTTATTTTAAAAAAGAAAATCCAAATGCTAAACTTTACACTATACATGCGGGTTTAGAATGCGGCATCATCAGCGAAAAGCAACCTTTAGAATGCTGCTCCATAGGTCCAAATATACATAGCCCACATTCAACAGATGAAAAATGTGAAATAGCTTCTATTGAAAAAATTTCCACAATCTTGTTTAATATTTTAAAAAAATACCAATAA